The bacterium region CGAGTCCGGGAACCGCCGCGGGCGCGGTAACGATTAGGATGCCAAATCCGATCATGGCGAGTGCAATCGGTACATCGATGGCGGCCCGCACGGGCACGAACTTTTGGACAATGACGAGGACGGCGATGACGATCATCCACGTCAGGCTCATGATCCCGAGCGCCGCCAGCAT contains the following coding sequences:
- a CDS encoding DUF2182 domain-containing protein; this encodes MLAALGIMSLTWMIVIAVLVIVQKFVPVRAAIDVPIALAMIGFGILIVTAPAAVPGLAPSM